A region from the Acidiferrobacter sp. SPIII_3 genome encodes:
- the ald gene encoding alanine dehydrogenase: MRIGVPREVKPWEARVALVPHAVAVLVHEGHEVFLEAGAGHGSGFRDEEYAAHGAHIVPDASALFRAAQLIVKVKEPVGEEWGRLRADHILFSYLHLAANRPLTEALQRIGLVAVAFETVVQDGLLPLLAPMSDIAGRLAIQIGAQLLQARSGGRGILLGGLPGTERGHVVVIGAGEAGGNAVRVAASLGARVTVFDKLRARQSAMMAVGPNVTALPAYEETVAAAVREADLLIGAVLVAGARAPHVVTRPMVRAMQRGAVIVDIAIDQGGCVETMHATDYGAPTYIEEGVVHFGVTNMPGAVPRTASQALSAVLLPYVQILATHGVDDPRLAGGVNVRGGRITHEAVAAAMMS; encoded by the coding sequence ATGCGCATAGGGGTGCCACGGGAAGTGAAGCCATGGGAGGCGCGGGTGGCCTTGGTGCCGCATGCGGTGGCGGTGCTCGTTCACGAGGGTCATGAGGTCTTCCTGGAGGCGGGGGCCGGCCACGGTAGCGGCTTCCGGGACGAGGAGTATGCCGCGCACGGCGCGCACATCGTCCCGGATGCGTCCGCGCTGTTTCGCGCCGCACAGCTCATTGTCAAGGTCAAGGAACCGGTTGGCGAGGAGTGGGGGCGGCTGCGCGCCGACCACATACTGTTTTCCTATCTCCACCTGGCGGCGAATCGCCCGCTCACCGAGGCCTTGCAAAGGATAGGGCTCGTGGCCGTGGCCTTCGAGACCGTGGTCCAGGACGGCCTGCTGCCCTTGCTTGCGCCCATGAGCGACATCGCCGGACGGCTGGCCATACAGATCGGGGCGCAGCTCCTGCAGGCCCGCAGCGGCGGTCGCGGTATCCTTCTCGGCGGCCTGCCGGGCACTGAGCGCGGGCATGTGGTCGTCATCGGCGCGGGTGAGGCGGGGGGAAATGCGGTACGCGTCGCGGCATCGCTTGGCGCGCGTGTCACGGTGTTCGACAAGCTGCGCGCGCGCCAGAGCGCCATGATGGCGGTCGGTCCCAACGTCACGGCCCTGCCGGCCTATGAAGAGACCGTGGCAGCGGCGGTGCGCGAGGCCGATCTCTTGATTGGCGCGGTGCTCGTGGCCGGGGCACGCGCCCCGCATGTCGTGACCCGCCCCATGGTACGCGCCATGCAGCGCGGCGCGGTGATCGTCGATATTGCCATCGATCAAGGAGGGTGCGTGGAGACCATGCACGCAACCGATTATGGGGCACCGACCTATATCGAGGAAGGCGTCGTCCATTTCGGGGTGACCAATATGCCGGGGGCGGTGCCGCGTACGGCCTCGCAGGCACTGTCGGCGGTGCTCCTGCCCTATGTGCAGATCCTGGCCACCCATGGCGTCGATGATCCACGGCTTGCCGGTGGAGTCAATGTACGCGGGGGCCGCATCACTCACGAAGCGGTGGCGGCCGCGATGATGTCATGA
- the trxB gene encoding thioredoxin-disulfide reductase, producing MSSTRHARLLILGSGPAGYTAAVYAARANLHPVLITGLEQGGQLMTTTEVDNWPGDVEGLQGPDLMERMKRHAERFQTEIIFDHIHTADLGQRPFSLKGDAAEYTCDALVIATGASAKYLGIPSEERFRGKGVSACATCDGFFYKGQAVAVIGGGNTAVEEALYLSAIASEVVVVHRRDRFKAEAILIDQLMAKTRDGNIRIEWNADLDEILGDKNGVTGIRIKTPDGPKDIPVHGVFVAIGHAPNTGLFEGQIDMVKGYIKTGHIEGHLTATSVPGVFAAGDVQDFIYRQAVTSAGSGCMAALDAERYLGTLAGNDAHGGQT from the coding sequence ATGTCATCCACTCGTCACGCCCGCCTGCTCATTCTCGGCTCTGGTCCCGCCGGTTACACCGCCGCCGTCTATGCGGCACGCGCCAATCTGCACCCGGTACTGATCACAGGGCTCGAACAGGGTGGCCAGCTCATGACCACCACCGAGGTCGACAATTGGCCAGGCGATGTCGAGGGATTGCAGGGGCCGGACCTTATGGAGCGCATGAAGCGCCACGCCGAGCGCTTTCAGACCGAGATCATCTTTGACCATATCCATACCGCCGATCTCGGCCAGAGGCCCTTTTCCCTGAAGGGCGACGCCGCGGAATACACGTGCGACGCCCTCGTCATTGCCACCGGCGCCTCCGCCAAGTATCTCGGGATACCATCCGAGGAACGCTTCCGGGGAAAAGGGGTGTCGGCCTGCGCCACCTGTGACGGCTTCTTTTACAAGGGTCAGGCCGTGGCCGTGATCGGCGGGGGCAACACCGCCGTGGAGGAGGCCCTGTACCTCTCGGCCATCGCCTCCGAGGTGGTCGTCGTCCACCGCCGGGACCGCTTCAAGGCCGAGGCGATACTGATCGATCAGCTGATGGCCAAGACCCGCGACGGCAACATCCGTATCGAGTGGAATGCGGACCTAGACGAGATCTTAGGCGACAAGAACGGCGTGACCGGTATCCGCATCAAGACCCCCGACGGACCCAAGGACATTCCTGTCCATGGCGTGTTCGTGGCCATCGGGCACGCACCCAATACCGGTCTTTTCGAAGGCCAGATCGACATGGTCAAGGGCTATATCAAGACCGGCCATATCGAGGGCCATCTGACGGCGACTAGCGTGCCTGGGGTGTTCGCGGCCGGCGACGTGCAGGACTTCATCTATCGCCAGGCGGTGACTTCGGCCGGCAGCGGCTGCATGGCGGCCCTCGATGCCGAACGCTATCTCGGGACGCTCGCAGGGAATGATGCTCATGGCGGACAAACCTGA
- a CDS encoding Smr/MutS family protein, translating into MADKPDDTPSSFARAMTGVRKLTQDRVAPFRPRLRPIPRQSRRDHEAVIVEMLTFSPQDIDLATGDELLFRRPGIDKETVRRMKRGQFALEGELDLHGLTVEQARAAFAAFLHEAARQGLRCVRIIHGKGLGSEARLPVLKGFVNRWLRQTNAVLAFCSARPEQGGTGAVTVLLRRRS; encoded by the coding sequence ATGGCGGACAAACCTGACGATACGCCCTCCTCATTTGCGCGCGCCATGACCGGTGTGCGCAAGCTCACCCAGGATCGGGTAGCGCCGTTTCGGCCGCGCCTACGCCCCATTCCTCGTCAATCGCGACGCGACCACGAGGCGGTGATCGTCGAGATGCTGACGTTCAGCCCGCAGGATATCGACCTCGCGACCGGCGACGAACTGTTGTTCCGGCGGCCCGGCATCGACAAGGAGACCGTGCGACGCATGAAACGCGGGCAATTCGCCCTCGAAGGCGAGCTCGACCTTCATGGACTGACCGTGGAGCAGGCGCGCGCGGCCTTCGCCGCGTTCCTGCACGAGGCGGCGCGTCAGGGGCTACGGTGCGTGCGCATCATCCACGGCAAGGGCCTGGGGTCGGAGGCGAGACTCCCGGTCCTGAAGGGCTTCGTAAACCGCTGGCTTCGGCAGACGAACGCGGTGCTCGCCTTTTGTTCGGCGCGTCCCGAGCAAGGCGGGACCGGCGCTGTCACCGTGCTGTTGCGGCGCCGATCCTAG
- the ispF gene encoding 2-C-methyl-D-erythritol 2,4-cyclodiphosphate synthase, whose translation MRIGQGFDAHGLVAGRPLILGGVTIAHPRGLAGHSDADVLTHAVTSACLGAAALGDLGRHFPAKDPRYRDCDSRMLLRAVIAMIKERGLFVVNMDATIVAEAPRLAPFVGRMAEHLAADLEVAVDCVNVKATTTEGMGYTGRAEGMSAHAIVLLDGPRKP comes from the coding sequence ATGCGGATAGGACAGGGGTTCGATGCGCACGGCCTGGTCGCGGGGCGGCCGTTGATCTTGGGAGGGGTGACCATCGCGCATCCGCGCGGGCTTGCGGGTCATTCCGATGCCGATGTCCTGACCCATGCGGTGACGAGTGCCTGTCTCGGGGCCGCCGCGCTCGGCGACCTCGGGCGACATTTCCCGGCCAAGGATCCCCGCTACCGCGATTGCGACAGCCGCATGCTGTTGCGTGCGGTGATCGCCATGATCAAGGAGCGGGGGCTCTTCGTGGTCAACATGGATGCCACCATAGTAGCCGAGGCCCCGCGTCTGGCGCCGTTCGTGGGGCGGATGGCGGAGCATTTGGCCGCCGATCTCGAGGTGGCCGTCGATTGTGTCAATGTCAAGGCGACGACCACCGAAGGCATGGGTTACACCGGCCGCGCGGAGGGCATGAGCGCGCACGCCATCGTACTCTTGGACGGACCCCGCAAGCCCTAG
- the ispD gene encoding 2-C-methyl-D-erythritol 4-phosphate cytidylyltransferase — translation MTSSPRVFVIVPAAGRGLRFGSPQPKQYLPLAGTPVLAHTLRRLDDLGARAIAVGLAAEDPYWPELRLSLTTPLVTFTGGAERALTVLNGLAALTDQAAEDDLVFVHDAARPCVRGTDLQRLYKAALEAPDGALLACPVADTVKRGGALGAITATIDRRDLWLAQTPQVFRFGRLQAALTSVVAAHELVTDEAGAIERMGGRPRLVAGHQDNIKITTPEDLVLAEIYLAWQKSQQEGK, via the coding sequence GTGACATCGTCTCCACGTGTCTTCGTGATCGTGCCGGCGGCCGGCCGCGGGCTCAGGTTCGGATCTCCCCAGCCCAAGCAGTATCTCCCGCTTGCGGGCACGCCGGTGCTGGCGCATACCCTGCGTCGTCTCGACGATCTCGGCGCGCGCGCCATCGCCGTGGGCCTGGCGGCGGAGGATCCCTACTGGCCCGAACTGCGCCTGTCGCTTACGACTCCGCTCGTGACCTTCACGGGGGGCGCCGAGCGCGCCCTCACGGTGTTAAATGGGCTGGCCGCCCTGACCGATCAGGCGGCGGAGGACGATCTCGTGTTCGTCCATGATGCCGCCCGTCCCTGTGTGCGGGGCACCGATCTGCAACGCCTCTACAAGGCCGCGCTCGAGGCCCCCGATGGGGCGCTCCTCGCGTGCCCGGTGGCCGACACCGTCAAGCGTGGCGGGGCCCTGGGGGCAATCACCGCCACCATCGATCGCCGCGATCTGTGGCTCGCCCAGACGCCACAGGTGTTTCGTTTCGGCAGATTGCAGGCGGCGCTTACGAGCGTGGTGGCGGCGCATGAACTCGTCACCGATGAGGCGGGCGCCATCGAGCGCATGGGGGGCCGTCCGCGGCTCGTGGCCGGTCATCAGGACAACATCAAGATCACGACGCCCGAGGATCTGGTCCTGGCCGAGATCTATCTGGCATGGCAAAAATCCCAACAAGAAGGAAAATGA
- a CDS encoding CarD family transcriptional regulator, producing MKEREFEVGQDVFYPSAGVGVIEAMEEVVFGVEHELCYVIRIPENRVTIKVPKTKAVSNGLRPLLRGKDVKDLLEVLADKSSARPSGHWAEHYKDLERRIQSGGVLQVGSAVRDLMRLKAGAGLSFEEARLLEMADGYLARELAAVQGVTVEAARDIIRSSVGVGSEGV from the coding sequence ATGAAGGAGCGCGAGTTCGAGGTCGGACAGGATGTTTTCTACCCCTCTGCCGGTGTCGGAGTCATAGAGGCCATGGAGGAGGTGGTGTTCGGGGTCGAGCACGAGCTCTGTTACGTCATCCGCATCCCCGAGAATCGCGTCACCATCAAGGTACCCAAAACCAAGGCCGTCAGTAACGGCCTGCGTCCGCTGCTGCGCGGCAAGGATGTAAAGGACCTGCTGGAGGTCCTGGCCGACAAGAGCAGTGCCCGCCCGTCGGGACATTGGGCCGAGCATTACAAGGATCTCGAACGCCGCATCCAGTCCGGCGGCGTTCTCCAGGTGGGCTCGGCGGTGCGTGATCTGATGCGCCTGAAGGCCGGGGCCGGGTTGTCATTCGAGGAGGCGCGCCTTTTGGAGATGGCTGACGGATATCTGGCGCGCGAGCTGGCCGCGGTCCAGGGCGTGACCGTCGAGGCCGCCCGCGACATCATTCGCTCTTCCGTCGGCGTGGGGTCCGAGGGCGTGTGA
- the mfd gene encoding transcription-repair coupling factor, with protein sequence MPMSVPELHTIHSPLNPPAPSGSEHWVGLHASARGLALARAAEAGRLLIVVTRDVRSRERLEDEIAFYRDPNGPPILTFPDWECLPYDRFSPHPDILSERLATLAALPHLTHGLVLTAAATLMHYLPPASHLLGHSFLLQVGDRLDIERFRERLVQAAYNAVGQVMEAGEFAIRGGLIDLFPMGAGRAYRIDLFDDVVESIRTFDPETQRSQETLPEIRVLPAREHPLTTDAIQTFRSNYRAAFAGDPRASLIYREVSEGRSPAGIEYYLPLFFAEIATFADYLPAHAALVLMEGARAQTEHFERETAERYEASRGHIERPVLPPDRLFLTAAGLKDRLERFPEISLDAEGAGIVRHFATREPPSLPQDTHAPEPYAALLAALAAGTRRTLIVAEAAGRREALREALTAHGYRPQSFDSWHAFVLDQAPLGLMSAPLDRGLELDEPALRVIVESQLYGERAQQRRRRVKTRDRQTLIKGLGELHTGDAVVHEDHGVGRYLGLVRLSVSDIENEFLALEYAGGDKLYVPVTDLHLLGRYTGTDPEHAPLHKLGNEAWDKAKRRAEEKARDAAAELLEIYARRAARPGHAFAARGPEYARFADAFPFEETPDQTRVIAEVLTDMESPRPMDRLVCGDVGFGKTEVAMRAAFLAVQDHRQVAVLVPTTLLAQQHYQNFRDRFADLPVEIELLSRFRTHQEIEEALRRLESGRVDIVIGTHRLLQEDVRFQALGLVIVDEEHRFGVRQKERMKALRAHVDILTLTATPLPRTLNMALAGIRDVSLIGTPPQDRLSIKTFVTPWDTALIREACLREVRRGGQVYFLHNDVRSMARREHELKALLPEIDIRVAHGQMPERELERVMLDFYHQRFHILLCSTIIETGIDVPTANTIIIERADRFGLAQLHQLRGRVGRSRHRAYAYLLTPDPAALTADARKRLDAIASLEDLGVGFALASHDLEIRGAGELLGESQSGQINEVGFGLYSELLERAVATLKAGREGVGESALFTRPTDIELHVPALLPEDYCPDPHLRLVFYKRITSAASDEELDDLAGELADRFGTPPKATTRLFRLARLRRLARPLGITRIDAGPKGARLQFTPNPALDPADLIALMQAAPRQYRLDGPNGLRVQVEWTDPDTRIDGIMALVARLASGAQPMKPPAQTPSRPRAR encoded by the coding sequence ATGCCGATGTCCGTCCCCGAGTTGCACACAATCCATTCCCCCCTGAACCCGCCGGCACCGTCTGGATCCGAGCACTGGGTGGGGCTCCATGCCAGCGCCCGAGGATTGGCGCTGGCGCGCGCCGCCGAGGCCGGGCGCCTCCTTATCGTCGTCACGCGGGACGTGCGTTCGCGCGAACGACTGGAAGACGAGATCGCCTTCTACCGCGACCCGAACGGGCCACCGATCCTCACCTTCCCGGACTGGGAGTGTCTGCCATACGACCGCTTTTCGCCTCATCCGGACATCCTATCGGAACGCCTGGCGACACTCGCCGCCCTGCCGCACCTCACCCATGGCCTGGTGCTCACGGCTGCGGCCACGCTCATGCACTATCTGCCGCCGGCCTCGCACCTGCTCGGCCACAGCTTCCTCCTGCAAGTCGGCGACAGGCTCGATATCGAACGCTTTCGCGAGCGCCTCGTGCAGGCCGCCTATAACGCCGTGGGTCAGGTCATGGAGGCCGGTGAATTCGCCATCCGCGGCGGACTCATCGACCTGTTCCCCATGGGGGCCGGCCGCGCCTATCGCATCGACCTCTTCGACGATGTGGTGGAATCGATTCGCACCTTCGACCCCGAGACCCAGCGCTCGCAGGAGACCCTGCCGGAGATACGCGTATTACCGGCACGCGAACACCCGCTCACGACTGATGCCATTCAGACCTTCCGGTCGAATTATCGGGCGGCGTTCGCCGGCGACCCGCGCGCAAGCCTCATATACCGCGAGGTGAGCGAAGGTCGCAGTCCGGCGGGCATCGAATATTATCTGCCGCTCTTTTTTGCAGAGATCGCGACCTTCGCCGACTATCTGCCGGCGCATGCAGCGCTCGTGCTCATGGAAGGGGCACGCGCGCAGACCGAGCACTTCGAACGGGAAACGGCGGAACGCTATGAGGCCTCCCGCGGACATATCGAACGGCCGGTGCTTCCACCCGACCGGTTGTTTCTGACGGCCGCCGGACTCAAGGATCGCCTGGAGCGGTTTCCCGAGATCTCGCTCGATGCCGAAGGGGCCGGCATTGTCCGGCACTTCGCAACCCGCGAACCACCGTCTTTGCCGCAAGACACCCACGCCCCCGAGCCCTATGCGGCGTTGCTTGCGGCGCTCGCTGCCGGTACGCGACGCACGCTCATAGTCGCCGAGGCGGCCGGCCGACGCGAGGCCTTGCGCGAAGCGCTCACCGCCCACGGGTACCGTCCGCAGAGCTTCGATTCGTGGCATGCCTTCGTCCTGGATCAGGCGCCGCTCGGCCTCATGTCCGCGCCCCTCGACCGTGGGCTAGAGCTCGATGAACCGGCGCTGCGCGTTATCGTCGAATCGCAACTCTACGGTGAGCGCGCGCAACAGAGACGACGACGCGTAAAGACCCGCGATCGGCAGACCCTCATAAAAGGGCTTGGCGAACTGCACACCGGGGATGCTGTGGTGCACGAGGATCATGGCGTGGGTCGCTACCTCGGACTCGTGAGACTTTCGGTCTCCGATATCGAAAACGAGTTTCTGGCGCTCGAATATGCGGGCGGCGACAAACTCTATGTGCCGGTGACGGACCTCCACCTCCTCGGCCGCTACACCGGCACCGATCCCGAGCACGCGCCCCTGCACAAACTCGGCAACGAGGCCTGGGACAAGGCCAAGCGCCGCGCCGAGGAAAAGGCGCGCGATGCCGCAGCCGAGCTCTTGGAGATCTACGCCCGCCGTGCCGCGCGACCGGGACATGCATTTGCAGCGCGCGGCCCCGAGTACGCGCGGTTCGCGGACGCCTTTCCGTTCGAAGAGACCCCCGACCAGACACGCGTCATAGCCGAGGTCTTGACCGACATGGAAAGCCCGCGGCCCATGGATCGCCTGGTATGCGGGGACGTCGGCTTCGGCAAGACCGAGGTGGCGATGCGCGCGGCGTTCCTCGCCGTCCAGGATCATAGACAGGTCGCGGTCCTCGTGCCCACCACGCTGCTTGCCCAGCAGCATTACCAGAACTTTCGTGACCGCTTCGCCGATCTCCCCGTGGAGATCGAACTCTTGTCGCGATTTCGCACGCATCAGGAGATCGAGGAGGCCCTGCGCCGCCTCGAGAGCGGCCGCGTCGACATCGTCATAGGAACGCACAGGCTCTTGCAAGAAGACGTGCGCTTCCAGGCGCTCGGACTTGTCATCGTCGACGAGGAGCATCGCTTCGGGGTCCGGCAGAAGGAGCGCATGAAGGCGCTACGCGCCCACGTCGACATCTTGACACTGACCGCGACCCCCTTGCCGCGCACCTTGAACATGGCGCTCGCCGGGATACGCGACGTGTCCTTGATCGGCACGCCACCCCAGGACCGGCTATCGATCAAGACCTTCGTGACCCCGTGGGATACGGCGCTGATCCGCGAGGCGTGCCTGCGCGAAGTACGCCGTGGCGGCCAGGTCTATTTCCTGCACAACGACGTGCGTTCAATGGCGCGGCGCGAGCATGAACTGAAGGCCTTGCTGCCGGAAATCGACATCCGCGTCGCCCACGGGCAGATGCCGGAGCGCGAACTCGAGCGCGTCATGCTCGACTTTTATCATCAGCGCTTTCACATCCTGCTGTGCAGCACCATCATAGAGACCGGCATCGACGTCCCGACCGCCAACACCATTATCATCGAAAGGGCCGACCGCTTCGGTCTGGCCCAGCTCCACCAGCTGCGCGGACGCGTCGGTCGTTCACGCCATCGGGCCTACGCCTATCTTCTGACCCCCGATCCCGCGGCGCTTACCGCCGATGCCCGCAAGCGCCTCGACGCGATCGCCTCCCTGGAAGACCTCGGGGTGGGCTTCGCGCTGGCCTCGCACGATCTCGAGATCCGCGGGGCCGGGGAGCTTCTCGGGGAATCGCAGAGCGGTCAGATCAACGAAGTGGGCTTTGGGCTCTACAGCGAACTCCTGGAGCGCGCGGTCGCGACCCTGAAGGCCGGACGCGAGGGCGTCGGCGAATCCGCGCTCTTCACCCGCCCGACCGACATTGAGTTACACGTGCCGGCCTTGCTCCCCGAGGACTATTGCCCCGACCCGCACCTGCGGCTCGTATTCTACAAGCGCATTACGAGCGCCGCGTCCGACGAGGAACTAGACGACCTGGCCGGCGAACTGGCGGACCGCTTCGGGACACCTCCCAAGGCCACCACCCGCCTCTTTCGTCTCGCGCGCCTAAGACGTCTCGCCCGGCCGCTTGGCATCACCCGCATCGATGCCGGTCCCAAGGGCGCGCGCCTCCAGTTTACGCCAAACCCGGCCCTGGACCCGGCAGACCTCATCGCGCTCATGCAAGCGGCGCCCCGGCAATACCGTCTGGACGGACCCAACGGCCTGCGCGTCCAGGTCGAGTGGACCGATCCAGATACCCGTATCGACGGTATCATGGCGCTCGTCGCCCGTCTCGCGTCCGGGGCACAGCCCATGAAACCCCCAGCCCAGACCCCATCGCGCCCGCGCGCGCGCTAA
- the def gene encoding peptide deformylase, producing the protein MAVRAIRRMGDPLLWARAQEVTDISALALADLVADMKDTIAALQGAGLAAPQIGVPLRVVLFGVTANPRYPDASVVPETILVNPVIEPLDDEQEEAWEGCLSVPGMRGLVPRHRRVRYRGFGIDGAVIDREVEGFHARVVQHECDHLDGILYPSRIHDLKFFGYESVLFPEGFAEQDA; encoded by the coding sequence ATGGCGGTAAGGGCGATCCGGCGAATGGGCGATCCTTTGCTGTGGGCGCGGGCGCAGGAGGTGACCGACATCTCGGCCCTTGCACTTGCCGACCTCGTGGCCGACATGAAGGATACGATAGCTGCATTGCAGGGTGCCGGGCTCGCCGCCCCGCAGATCGGCGTGCCGCTACGCGTTGTCCTGTTCGGTGTTACCGCCAATCCGCGTTACCCCGATGCCTCGGTGGTCCCCGAGACCATCCTCGTCAACCCGGTCATTGAGCCTTTGGATGACGAGCAGGAGGAGGCCTGGGAGGGATGCCTGAGCGTGCCCGGCATGCGCGGACTCGTGCCGCGTCATCGGCGCGTACGTTATCGGGGCTTTGGCATCGATGGTGCGGTGATCGACCGCGAGGTCGAGGGTTTTCATGCGCGCGTCGTGCAGCATGAGTGTGACCATCTGGACGGTATTCTGTACCCTTCACGCATCCATGATCTCAAATTTTTCGGCTACGAGAGCGTATTATTCCCCGAGGGTTTCGCCGAACAGGACGCTTGA
- a CDS encoding CsiV family protein gives MRRIVLIAAATLGLAAQAWAASPRLYEVDVLVFANHLRKLDGNEHWNQEKITPIAGFKKALSPSHGLPQGSQLAVAQSILARHPHYTILAARSWVQNVIALRKTKAVRITSRRDGRLKGVIRVFQWRLMHVALDLHYTPDATTHSSRQATVYQMVESRPVALRATNYFDHPKFGVLVRVVPYTGPVAPPH, from the coding sequence GTGCGTCGTATTGTCCTGATCGCCGCCGCCACCCTGGGCCTCGCCGCGCAGGCCTGGGCCGCTTCCCCACGCCTCTACGAGGTCGATGTCCTGGTATTCGCGAACCATCTGCGGAAACTGGACGGGAATGAACACTGGAACCAGGAAAAGATCACACCCATCGCGGGCTTCAAGAAGGCGCTCTCCCCCAGTCATGGCCTGCCCCAGGGCTCACAGCTCGCGGTCGCGCAGTCGATATTGGCGCGCCACCCGCATTACACGATCCTCGCGGCACGCAGCTGGGTGCAAAACGTGATCGCCTTGCGCAAAACCAAGGCGGTACGTATCACAAGCCGCCGCGATGGGCGGCTGAAGGGCGTCATCCGCGTCTTTCAGTGGCGGCTCATGCATGTCGCCCTGGATCTGCACTACACGCCAGACGCTACGACCCATTCATCCCGTCAGGCAACGGTCTATCAGATGGTCGAATCGCGACCGGTGGCACTGCGGGCGACCAACTACTTCGATCACCCCAAGTTCGGGGTCCTGGTGCGGGTCGTACCCTATACAGGGCCCGTGGCCCCGCCCCACTAA
- a CDS encoding S-methyl-5'-thioinosine phosphorylase, with translation MKTLAIIGGSGLTHLRNLTVRERRVMRTPYGEPSAPMVYGLVGGHEVIFLPRHGHGHTIPPHSVNYQANMWALKECGVSDVIAVNAVGAINTALAPGTLVLPDQIIDYTYGRAHTFFGSHPEPVTHIDFTHPYCEALREVLRDGASRAGLALASQGTYAATQGPRFETAAEILKLERDGADIVGMTGMPEAALARELGLCYASLAVVANYAAGKVEGEIDLRTIERHLESGMTKVRTLLEHAIPRLYGA, from the coding sequence ATGAAGACGCTTGCGATCATCGGAGGCAGCGGGCTCACCCATTTGCGCAATCTCACGGTTCGTGAGCGCCGCGTGATGCGCACGCCCTATGGCGAGCCGTCGGCGCCCATGGTCTATGGGCTTGTGGGTGGGCATGAGGTGATCTTCTTGCCGCGTCATGGCCACGGCCACACCATACCGCCGCATAGCGTGAATTATCAGGCCAATATGTGGGCCTTGAAGGAATGCGGTGTAAGCGATGTGATCGCGGTCAATGCCGTGGGCGCGATCAATACCGCTCTTGCGCCAGGGACCCTCGTGCTCCCGGATCAGATCATCGATTACACATACGGACGCGCGCACACGTTTTTCGGGAGCCATCCCGAGCCGGTCACACACATCGATTTCACCCATCCCTATTGCGAGGCGTTGCGCGAGGTGTTGCGCGACGGCGCATCACGCGCCGGGCTCGCCCTAGCGTCCCAAGGGACTTATGCGGCGACCCAGGGCCCGCGCTTTGAAACGGCGGCCGAGATCCTGAAACTCGAGCGCGACGGGGCCGACATTGTGGGCATGACCGGCATGCCGGAGGCCGCTTTGGCGCGCGAGCTTGGTCTGTGCTACGCCTCGCTTGCGGTAGTGGCCAATTATGCCGCCGGGAAGGTCGAGGGTGAAATCGATCTGCGCACCATAGAACGTCATCTCGAAAGCGGCATGACAAAGGTGCGTACGCTCCTCGAGCATGCAATCCCGCGATTGTACGGTGCCTGA
- a CDS encoding hypoxanthine-guanine phosphoribosyltransferase has product MGEGDRASEARQAWQVLETAERIHAAADVDKALDHMALAIRDAVGRANPIMMVVMNGALVFAGHLLPRLTFPLEVDYVHATRYHGALTGGEITWAAGPSLPVAGRTIVLLDDILDEGVTLAALADTLQARGAAAVLKAVLVTKKRTRAAGLEADFSGLDVPDRYVFGCGMDYNGFLRNTKEIYALP; this is encoded by the coding sequence ATGGGGGAGGGTGATCGCGCATCCGAGGCGCGCCAGGCCTGGCAGGTGCTGGAAACGGCCGAGCGGATTCACGCCGCGGCCGATGTCGATAAGGCCTTGGACCACATGGCGCTCGCGATCCGCGACGCCGTGGGCCGGGCCAACCCCATCATGATGGTCGTCATGAATGGCGCCCTGGTGTTCGCGGGACACCTGTTGCCGCGACTCACCTTCCCCCTGGAGGTCGATTACGTCCATGCCACGCGCTATCACGGCGCGCTGACTGGCGGGGAGATCACCTGGGCGGCGGGCCCAAGCCTTCCCGTGGCCGGGCGCACCATCGTGTTGCTGGATGACATCCTGGACGAAGGGGTGACCCTGGCGGCGCTGGCCGATACCCTGCAGGCGCGCGGGGCGGCGGCGGTATTGAAGGCGGTGCTGGTCACGAAGAAGCGGACGCGGGCGGCGGGCCTGGAGGCGGATTTCTCCGGCCTCGATGTCCCGGACCGCTATGTCTTCGGCTGCGGCATGGATTACAACGGCTTTCTGCGCAACACAAAGGAGATCTACGCGCTCCCATGA
- a CDS encoding DsrE/DsrF/DrsH-like family protein, translating to MADKLLMIMVNTDPHNPSELGAPFFQATVAAAMEYEVTVVLTARAGELAVRGVAEKLFVQEGSSKSVYDFIKDAHEAGVHFKVCTPTLDLWGKDLIPEIEETVGGAYVITQAMDDDTVTFTY from the coding sequence ATGGCAGACAAGCTTCTGATGATAATGGTGAACACCGACCCGCATAACCCCTCCGAGCTCGGGGCGCCGTTTTTTCAGGCGACCGTGGCGGCGGCAATGGAGTATGAGGTGACGGTGGTATTGACGGCCCGCGCCGGTGAGTTGGCGGTCAGAGGCGTTGCGGAAAAGCTCTTCGTGCAGGAAGGTAGCAGCAAGTCGGTCTACGATTTCATCAAGGACGCGCACGAGGCGGGCGTCCATTTCAAGGTATGCACGCCGACCCTCGATCTGTGGGGCAAGGACCTCATCCCGGAGATCGAGGAGACCGTGGGCGGGGCCTATGTCATCACCCAGGCGATGGATGATGACACGGTCACCTTTACGTATTGA